The proteins below are encoded in one region of Populus alba chromosome 2, ASM523922v2, whole genome shotgun sequence:
- the LOC118062749 gene encoding monothiol glutaredoxin-S9 — MDKVMGLASEKGVVIFSKSSCCLCYAVKILFQEIGVDPLVYEIDQDPEGREMERALTRLGCNAPVPAVFIGGKLMGSTNEVMSLHLSGSLIQMLKPYKN, encoded by the coding sequence ATGGATAAGGTGATGGGATTGGCCTCTGAGAAGGGGGTAGTGATATTCAGCAAGAGCTCATGTTGCTTGTGTTATGCAGTCAAAATTCTATTCCAAGAAATTGGGGTGGACCCTCTGGTTTATGAGATTGACCAAGACCCTGAAGGCAGGGAAATGGAAAGGGCTCTCACAAGGTTGGGGTGTAACGCGCCTGTACCGGCTGTTTTTATCGGTGGAAAGCTGATGGGTTCCACGAACGAAGTCATGTCCCTCCACCTAAGTGGCTCACTCATTCAAATGCTCAAACCCTACAAGAACTAA